One window of the Xiphophorus hellerii strain 12219 chromosome 15, Xiphophorus_hellerii-4.1, whole genome shotgun sequence genome contains the following:
- the adorb1a gene encoding adenosine A2c receptor, translating into MMENPTAPLFLHNLKQSTNSSHGDPPNVSLFSVSPSPSRPPADVVISPNVPYMTAELIIALLSTLGNLLVCAAVGLNRRLRTVTNYFLVSLAVADICVGIIAIPCAILTDTGLPRYNLYLCLLMLSVLIMFTQSSIFSLLAVAVERYVAIFMPFRYRVLMTPRNAILVILATWLLAFLIGLVPLMGWHKTPPDSGHCFFVLVVDMTYMVYFNFFACVLAPLVIMFLIYAQIFVTVKQQVRRIGPEQRSRAEGQSRAAASMRREMKMATSLFLVLFLFTVCWIPLHIINCFLLLCPRCPVPFELLLAAIILSHANSAVNPFLYAYTMTAFRDTFKAIFLCCRTLRDREESNQHNRGEERNTRSNQ; encoded by the coding sequence ATGATGGAGAACCCGACAGCTCCTTTGTTCCTCCACAATCTCAAACAAAGCACCAACTCATCTCATGGAGATCCACCAAACGTCTCATTGTTTTCCGTTTCCCCGTCTCCATCCCGTCCACCTGCTGATGTTGTCATTTCCCCCAATGTGCCGTACATGACGGCTGAGCTCATCATCGCCCTTTTGTCTACTCTTGGTAATTTGCTGGTCTGCGCCGCAGTGGGTCTCAACCGCAGGTTACGCACCGTCACCAACTACTTCCTAGTGTCGCTCGCAGTCGCAGACATCTGTGTGGGCATCATCGCCATCCCCTGTGCCATCCTGACAGACACCGGCTTACCACGTTACAACCTCTATCTGTGCCTCCTCATGCTCAGTGTTTTGATCATGTTCACGCAGAGCTCCATCTTCAGCCTCCTGGCAGTGGCTGTGGAGCGCTACGTCGCCATCTTCATGCCCTTCCGCTACCGTGTCCTGATGACGCCTCGCAACGCCATCCTGGTGATTCTCGCCACATGGTTGCTGGCCTTCCTCATCGGGCTTGTGCCTCTCATGGGCTGGCACAAGACGCCGCCCGATTCCGGCCACTGCTTCTTTGTGCTGGTGGTGGACATGACCTATATGGTCTATTTCAACTTCTTCGCCTGCGTGCTGGCGCCCCTCGTCATCATGTTCCTCATCTACGCTCAGATCTTCGTCACGGTCAAACAGCAAGTGCGACGGATCGGACCGGAGCAGCGGAGCCGTGCTGAGGGCCAGAGCCGAGCGGCGGCCAGCATGCGGCGGGAGATGAAGATGGCCACGTCTCTCTTCCtggttctttttctcttcaccGTCTGCTGGATCCCTCTTCACATCATCaactgcttcctgctgctctgtCCGCGCTGCCCCGTGCCGTTCGAACTGCTGCTCGCCGCCATCATCCTGTCGCACGCCAACTCTGCCGTCAACCCGTTCCTGTACGCGTACACCATGACGGCTTTCAGAGACACTTTCAAGGCTATTTTCTTGTGCTGCAGGACGTTGCGAGACCGAGAGGAGTCGAACCAGCACAacagaggagaagaaagaaacaccAGGTCGAACCAGTGA
- the LOC116734023 gene encoding adenylate cyclase type 8 isoform X2, with amino-acid sequence MPAEVTMVTFADTRQVSPMELHEPPCLSATLSPGLRRKKMLWQNAVKHIITQQELSSQVGMEPARKIFVTDTYIDEINKQIRSKASRGVTKRRSSTFRVHSRTSTSTHGSIRVPTQHYTSDADFFVHWCNTVHSVYVPMLGHTFKSHDLEKLYQQYSSHQRRNSLAITNVIDAVTKLHMLVLYLSLAPDAVTDRLRGYLTGIFMVLAIALCVLVLTCKDSMSPQWLHYAGFASWLSQTTQILGGLAYGLEKDPSWYILFTLFATYTLLPLPLLWAMCAGFLTPILHILMEIWFHYNDALLLNKVFAKGLLYMGMNTAGLFIHYLTDHAQRQVFLETRRCIEGRLKLEQENQRQERLVLSILPRFVALEMIADMSSLENELNPHEFYKIYIHQYKDVSILFADIKGFTQLSINLSAQEMVLTLNELFGRFDRLAEEHHCLRIKILGDCYYCVSGVPEPQLAHARYCVEMGLAMISTIRLVQKQLNIDLDMRIGIHSGSILCGVLGLQKWQFDVWSWDVSIANKLEAGGIPGRIHISRATLDCLGTTYKTEDGHGRDRNEFLRKHNIDTFFICPQEGRNQDGHPEPIKVQKRIRTWNPEIPFGHAIDMNCILASFTNGSLPSLWQCTSREINKRIKHAIEVRSSERMRKEHITALTLVFKDTHIENKFSQIRDEMFNSNMVCSFIVLLFLMATQAVIPTPRLFPAVLQFFLFLLAYWLLLLVALAEEFKWTPVALQKFCCWIHENNSARNLLTLTAIITNFSLASTDLVWCVLTASEEADIMEKKSPGSHSVSICVYPEIFVLSGVVAMVTCAVFLRLNSLLKLAVLLMVVMVYSYLIHLAFVTLTRSDVQHRSHYIRRKWISILLMATFIVAVFYNGRQWEATARLDFLWRLQAQQEVEDMRELREHNECLLHNILPLHVAQHFLERSRHDEDLYSQSYDEVGVMFASVAGFNEYFEQKEVKHEGVDCLRLLNEIIAGFDELLEESYFHYVEKIKTIGSCYMAASGLAPNKQVLPMDR; translated from the exons ATGCCAGCTGAGGTCACCATGGTGACCTTTGCTGACACCAGGCAGGTCTCTCCAATGGAGCTTCATGAACCTCCATGTCTGAGTGCCACGCTGTCTCCTGGGCTCAGGCGGAAAAAGATGCTGTGGCAGAACGCAGTGAAACACATCATTACCCAACAAGAGCTCAGCTCTCAG GTGGGTATGGAACCAGCTCGCAAAATCTTTGTGACTGATACCTACATAGATGAGATCAACAAACAAATCCGCAGCAAGGCCTCCCGTGGAGTCACAAAACGCCGCTCCTCCACATTCAGAGTCCATAGTCGAACCTCCACCAGCACGCATGGCAGCATCAGGGTTCCAACGCAGCACTACACCAGCGACGCTGACTTCTTCGTGCACTGGTGTAACACTGTTCACAGCGTTTACGTACCCATGCTGGGGCACACCTTCAAATCCCACGATCTGGAGAAACTCTACCAGCAATACTCCTCTCACCAGAGGAGGAACTCTCTAGCCATCACCAATGTAATCGATGCTGTGACTAAGCTCCACATGTTGGTTTTGTATCTGTCACTGGCCCCGGATGCTGTTACGGATCGTTTGCGTGGCTATTTGACTGGCATCTTCATGGTGCTAGCTATAGCTCTTTGCGTACTAGTATTAACCTGCAAAGACTCCATGTCCCCACAGTGGCTCCATTATGCTGGCTTTGCAAGTTGGCTGTCACAGACCACACAGATCCTAGGGGGCCTGGCTTATGGACTAGAAAAAGACCCATCATGGTATATTTTGTTCACACTGTTTGCAACATACACACTGCTGCCATTACCTCTGCTGTGGGCAATGTGTGCTGGCTTCCTCACCCCAATACTGCACATTTTGATGGAGATATGGTTCCACTACAATGATGCTTTGCTTTTGAATAAG GTGTTTGCCAAAGGCCTGCTGTACATGGGCATGAACACAGCTGGCTTGTTCATCCACTATCTGACAGACCACGCCCAGCGACAGGTTTTTCTGGAGACGCGGCGCTGCATTGAGGGTCGCCTCAAACTTGAGCAAGAGAACCAAAGACAG GAGCGACTGGTCCTGTCAATCCTCCCTCGTTTTGTTGCTTTAGAAATGATCGCTGACATGAGCTCCCTGGAGAACGAACTCAACCCCCACGAGTTTTATAAGATCTACATCCACCAGTATAAAGATGTCAG CATCCTTTTTGCAGACATTAAGGGCTTCACCCAGTTGTCTATAAACCTGTCAGCCCAGGAAATGGTTCTAACCCTTAATGAGCTCTTTGGACGCTTTGACCGACTAGCTGAG GAGCATCACTGTTTGCGGATAAAGATACTGGGAGACTGTTACTATTGTGTTTCGGGGGTACCGGAGCCGCAGCTTGCTCATGCACGTTACTGCGTAGAAATGGGCCTGGCTATGATCAGCACAATACG ACTCGTCCAGAAGCAGCTGAACATTGACTTGGACATGAGGATCGGTATCCATTCCGGCTCCATTCTCTGTGGGGTGCTGGGCTTGCAGAAATGGCAGTTTGATGTCTGGTCCTGGGATGTGAGCATCGCCAACAAACTGGAAGCAGGAGGAATACCTGG ACGTATCCACATCTCCAGGGCTACCCTGGATTGCCTGGGAACTACATACAAGACGGAAGACGGTCATGGCCGTGACAGGAATGAGTTTCTGCGAAAACACAACATCGACACCTTCTTTATTTGTCCTCAAGAAGGCAGGAATCAAGACGGCCATCCTGAGCCCATAAAAGTCCAGAAGAGAATTCGGACCTGGAATCCAGAGATCCCTTTTGGTCATGCTATCGATATGAACTGC ATTCTGGCCTCGTTCACCAACGGCTCTCTGCCCAGTTTATGGCAGTGCACCTCCAGAGAGATAAACAAACGGATCAAACACGCTATCGAGGTTCGAAGCAGTGAGCGCATGCGCAAGGAGCACATCACTGCTCTGACCCTGGTGTTCAAAGACACACACATAGAGAACAAG ttctcCCAGATCAGAGATGAAATGTTTAACTCCAACATGGTCTGCTCCTTCATcgtgctcctcttcctcatggCTACCCAGGCCGTCATCCCTACTCCCAG ACTGTTCCCCGCTGTCCTccagtttttcctctttcttcttgCCTACTGGCTACTGCTGCTGGTTGCCCTCGCCGAGGAGTTCAAGTGGACTCCAGTTGCTTTGCAGAAGTTCTGCTGCTGGATCCACGAAAACAACAGTGCCCGAAACCTCCTCACTCTCACAGCCATCATCACCAACTTTAGCTTGGCTTCGACTGACTTG GTGTGGTGTGTCCTAACAGCTTCTGAAGAAGCTGACATAATGGAGAAGAAGAGCCCAGGCTCACATTCAGTCTCCATCTGCGTTTATCCTGAG ATCTTCGTGCTGAGTGGCGTGGTCGCCATGGTGACATGTGCCGTGTTTCTGCGCTTGAACTCCCTGCTGAAGCTGGCGGTGCTGctgatggtggtgatggtgtACTCCTACCTCATACACCTCGCCTTTGTCACGCTCACACGTAGCGACGTCCAGCACAG GTCCCACTATATCAGGAGAAAATGGATTTCCATTCTTCTCATGGCGACGTTTATTGTAGCAGTCTTCTACAACGGGCGGCAG TGGGAGGCCACTGCCAGACTGGACTTCTTGTGGCGTCTGCAGGCTCAGCAGGAGGTGGAGGACATGAGGGAGCTGCGAGAACACAACGAGTGTTTGTTGCACAACATCCTGCCCTTGCATGTCGCACAGCATTTTCTGGAGCGCAGCAGACATGATGAG GACCTTTATTCCCAGTCCTATGATGAAGTGGGTGTTATGTTTGCTTCTGTTGCTGGGTTTAATGAGTACTTTGAGCAAAAGGAGGTCAAACATGAAGGAGTGGACTGTCTCCGACTGCTGAACGAGATTATAGCCGGCTTCGATGAG CTATTGGAGGAATCTTATTTCCACTACGTGGAGAAGATCAAGACAATTGGAAGCTGTTACATGGCAGCATCTGGTTTAGCTCCAAACAAACAG GTATTGCCCATGGACCGGTGA
- the LOC116734023 gene encoding adenylate cyclase type 8 isoform X1: MPAEVTMVTFADTRQVSPMELHEPPCLSATLSPGLRRKKMLWQNAVKHIITQQELSSQVGMEPARKIFVTDTYIDEINKQIRSKASRGVTKRRSSTFRVHSRTSTSTHGSIRVPTQHYTSDADFFVHWCNTVHSVYVPMLGHTFKSHDLEKLYQQYSSHQRRNSLAITNVIDAVTKLHMLVLYLSLAPDAVTDRLRGYLTGIFMVLAIALCVLVLTCKDSMSPQWLHYAGFASWLSQTTQILGGLAYGLEKDPSWYILFTLFATYTLLPLPLLWAMCAGFLTPILHILMEIWFHYNDALLLNKVFAKGLLYMGMNTAGLFIHYLTDHAQRQVFLETRRCIEGRLKLEQENQRQERLVLSILPRFVALEMIADMSSLENELNPHEFYKIYIHQYKDVSILFADIKGFTQLSINLSAQEMVLTLNELFGRFDRLAEEHHCLRIKILGDCYYCVSGVPEPQLAHARYCVEMGLAMISTIRLVQKQLNIDLDMRIGIHSGSILCGVLGLQKWQFDVWSWDVSIANKLEAGGIPGRIHISRATLDCLGTTYKTEDGHGRDRNEFLRKHNIDTFFICPQEGRNQDGHPEPIKVQKRIRTWNPEIPFGHAIDMNCILASFTNGSLPSLWQCTSREINKRIKHAIEVRSSERMRKEHITALTLVFKDTHIENKFSQIRDEMFNSNMVCSFIVLLFLMATQAVIPTPRLFPAVLQFFLFLLAYWLLLLVALAEEFKWTPVALQKFCCWIHENNSARNLLTLTAIITNFSLASTDLVWCVLTASEEADIMEKKSPGSHSVSICVYPEIFVLSGVVAMVTCAVFLRLNSLLKLAVLLMVVMVYSYLIHLAFVTLTRSDVQHRSHYIRRKWISILLMATFIVAVFYNGRQWEATARLDFLWRLQAQQEVEDMRELREHNECLLHNILPLHVAQHFLERSRHDEDLYSQSYDEVGVMFASVAGFNEYFEQKEVKHEGVDCLRLLNEIIAGFDELLEESYFHYVEKIKTIGSCYMAASGLAPNKQGSLNEWNHLSELVLFALAMQEILREINNHSAQSFELRVGIAHGPVIAGVIGASKPQYDIWGSTVNLASRMDSTGVSGRIQVPEATRKILAEWGFVLKLRGEIFIKGVSECQGKVRTYFISTMRSKRGRVGGEKCSGGRAGGRMTLAGVVHGLVQARHKEKMREANGNFGLTPCKLHC, from the exons ATGCCAGCTGAGGTCACCATGGTGACCTTTGCTGACACCAGGCAGGTCTCTCCAATGGAGCTTCATGAACCTCCATGTCTGAGTGCCACGCTGTCTCCTGGGCTCAGGCGGAAAAAGATGCTGTGGCAGAACGCAGTGAAACACATCATTACCCAACAAGAGCTCAGCTCTCAG GTGGGTATGGAACCAGCTCGCAAAATCTTTGTGACTGATACCTACATAGATGAGATCAACAAACAAATCCGCAGCAAGGCCTCCCGTGGAGTCACAAAACGCCGCTCCTCCACATTCAGAGTCCATAGTCGAACCTCCACCAGCACGCATGGCAGCATCAGGGTTCCAACGCAGCACTACACCAGCGACGCTGACTTCTTCGTGCACTGGTGTAACACTGTTCACAGCGTTTACGTACCCATGCTGGGGCACACCTTCAAATCCCACGATCTGGAGAAACTCTACCAGCAATACTCCTCTCACCAGAGGAGGAACTCTCTAGCCATCACCAATGTAATCGATGCTGTGACTAAGCTCCACATGTTGGTTTTGTATCTGTCACTGGCCCCGGATGCTGTTACGGATCGTTTGCGTGGCTATTTGACTGGCATCTTCATGGTGCTAGCTATAGCTCTTTGCGTACTAGTATTAACCTGCAAAGACTCCATGTCCCCACAGTGGCTCCATTATGCTGGCTTTGCAAGTTGGCTGTCACAGACCACACAGATCCTAGGGGGCCTGGCTTATGGACTAGAAAAAGACCCATCATGGTATATTTTGTTCACACTGTTTGCAACATACACACTGCTGCCATTACCTCTGCTGTGGGCAATGTGTGCTGGCTTCCTCACCCCAATACTGCACATTTTGATGGAGATATGGTTCCACTACAATGATGCTTTGCTTTTGAATAAG GTGTTTGCCAAAGGCCTGCTGTACATGGGCATGAACACAGCTGGCTTGTTCATCCACTATCTGACAGACCACGCCCAGCGACAGGTTTTTCTGGAGACGCGGCGCTGCATTGAGGGTCGCCTCAAACTTGAGCAAGAGAACCAAAGACAG GAGCGACTGGTCCTGTCAATCCTCCCTCGTTTTGTTGCTTTAGAAATGATCGCTGACATGAGCTCCCTGGAGAACGAACTCAACCCCCACGAGTTTTATAAGATCTACATCCACCAGTATAAAGATGTCAG CATCCTTTTTGCAGACATTAAGGGCTTCACCCAGTTGTCTATAAACCTGTCAGCCCAGGAAATGGTTCTAACCCTTAATGAGCTCTTTGGACGCTTTGACCGACTAGCTGAG GAGCATCACTGTTTGCGGATAAAGATACTGGGAGACTGTTACTATTGTGTTTCGGGGGTACCGGAGCCGCAGCTTGCTCATGCACGTTACTGCGTAGAAATGGGCCTGGCTATGATCAGCACAATACG ACTCGTCCAGAAGCAGCTGAACATTGACTTGGACATGAGGATCGGTATCCATTCCGGCTCCATTCTCTGTGGGGTGCTGGGCTTGCAGAAATGGCAGTTTGATGTCTGGTCCTGGGATGTGAGCATCGCCAACAAACTGGAAGCAGGAGGAATACCTGG ACGTATCCACATCTCCAGGGCTACCCTGGATTGCCTGGGAACTACATACAAGACGGAAGACGGTCATGGCCGTGACAGGAATGAGTTTCTGCGAAAACACAACATCGACACCTTCTTTATTTGTCCTCAAGAAGGCAGGAATCAAGACGGCCATCCTGAGCCCATAAAAGTCCAGAAGAGAATTCGGACCTGGAATCCAGAGATCCCTTTTGGTCATGCTATCGATATGAACTGC ATTCTGGCCTCGTTCACCAACGGCTCTCTGCCCAGTTTATGGCAGTGCACCTCCAGAGAGATAAACAAACGGATCAAACACGCTATCGAGGTTCGAAGCAGTGAGCGCATGCGCAAGGAGCACATCACTGCTCTGACCCTGGTGTTCAAAGACACACACATAGAGAACAAG ttctcCCAGATCAGAGATGAAATGTTTAACTCCAACATGGTCTGCTCCTTCATcgtgctcctcttcctcatggCTACCCAGGCCGTCATCCCTACTCCCAG ACTGTTCCCCGCTGTCCTccagtttttcctctttcttcttgCCTACTGGCTACTGCTGCTGGTTGCCCTCGCCGAGGAGTTCAAGTGGACTCCAGTTGCTTTGCAGAAGTTCTGCTGCTGGATCCACGAAAACAACAGTGCCCGAAACCTCCTCACTCTCACAGCCATCATCACCAACTTTAGCTTGGCTTCGACTGACTTG GTGTGGTGTGTCCTAACAGCTTCTGAAGAAGCTGACATAATGGAGAAGAAGAGCCCAGGCTCACATTCAGTCTCCATCTGCGTTTATCCTGAG ATCTTCGTGCTGAGTGGCGTGGTCGCCATGGTGACATGTGCCGTGTTTCTGCGCTTGAACTCCCTGCTGAAGCTGGCGGTGCTGctgatggtggtgatggtgtACTCCTACCTCATACACCTCGCCTTTGTCACGCTCACACGTAGCGACGTCCAGCACAG GTCCCACTATATCAGGAGAAAATGGATTTCCATTCTTCTCATGGCGACGTTTATTGTAGCAGTCTTCTACAACGGGCGGCAG TGGGAGGCCACTGCCAGACTGGACTTCTTGTGGCGTCTGCAGGCTCAGCAGGAGGTGGAGGACATGAGGGAGCTGCGAGAACACAACGAGTGTTTGTTGCACAACATCCTGCCCTTGCATGTCGCACAGCATTTTCTGGAGCGCAGCAGACATGATGAG GACCTTTATTCCCAGTCCTATGATGAAGTGGGTGTTATGTTTGCTTCTGTTGCTGGGTTTAATGAGTACTTTGAGCAAAAGGAGGTCAAACATGAAGGAGTGGACTGTCTCCGACTGCTGAACGAGATTATAGCCGGCTTCGATGAG CTATTGGAGGAATCTTATTTCCACTACGTGGAGAAGATCAAGACAATTGGAAGCTGTTACATGGCAGCATCTGGTTTAGCTCCAAACAAACAG GGATCATTGAATGAGTGGAATCACTTGAGTGAGctggttttgtttgctttggcgATGCAGGAGATTTTAAGAGAGATAAACAACCACTCTGCCCAAAGTTTTGAGCTGCGTGTGG GTATTGCCCATGGACCGGTGATTGCAGGTGTGATCGGTGCCAGCAAACCCCAGTATGATATCTGGGGATCGACAGTGAACTTGGCCAGTCGCATGGACAGCACAGGTGTGAGCGGACGCATCCAGGTTCCTGAGGCCACCCGCAAGATCTTGGCAGAATGGGGATTCGTTCTTAAACTTCGAGGAGAGATATTTATTAAGGGG GTAAGTGAATGCCAGGGGAAAGTTCGTACATATTTCATAAGCACCATGCGCAGTAAGAGGGGCAGAGTTGGAGGAGAGAAGTGTTCAGGGGGCCGAGCGGGAGGTCGCATGACCCTGGCCGGAGTGGTGCACGGCCTCGTCCAGGCCAGGCACAAGGAGAAGATGAGAGAAGCCAATGGGAACTTTGGTTTAACCCCCTGCAAACTGCACTGCTGA